From Xyrauchen texanus isolate HMW12.3.18 chromosome 12, RBS_HiC_50CHRs, whole genome shotgun sequence, one genomic window encodes:
- the LOC127653363 gene encoding uncharacterized protein LOC127653363, with protein sequence MTRSFPALFGARGKRRHVQGPSNHSTPVKEIEVTFYLLPNIVERTPKGSEEVFHLQAGLGRRSTLIPENYTHDEVCSTLKDLYPKLESVSGGWLIYKGAGGWGSRKLYMVTPGDSGYTGLMLKTASIGGKGVLYIAPIQEELDTQPLPPDSRSFSSMPKAMCHSCHTSYPLQILALHVETCKPSDTYPQEPTEEDVFFVSSKTELQTVCPICGHNFPPNDLEAHASECGESKADFIPSTSKQKMSISSLDDVLQAISTAVNNEEEFPLTVSRSHVVERGLAQWKRQKKALPTSRLKIRFIGEAGLDTGALRKEFLTEMVAGIEQKLFEGDQTGKCPKYSLLDLDQAKFRSAGEIWAASLAQSGPPCCLKLWCYRYLCDGEIQIQHISKEDVSDAEYISLLSQVESATEATMTELIEDILSCGYNGPVNVEKREEILQYNCFFTMLILVKDVNIHVLIFYISLHIDIIFSSFYILVLLFFMPYFGCCPYSPSYVKV encoded by the exons ATGACAAG GTCTTTTCCTGCCCTTTTTGGAGCCAGGGGAAAGCGCCGGCACGTTCAAGGGCCTTCCAACCACTCCACACCAGTCAAAGAGATAGAAGTTACATTTTATCTCTTACCCAATATTGTTGAGCGCACTCCCAAAGGCAGTGAAGAAGTTTTCCATCTGCAAGCTGGTTTGGGACGCAGGTCCACACTGATACCAGAGAACTACACCCATGATGAG GTATGTTCAACCCTCAAAGATCTTTATCCAAAACTGGAAAGTGTGTCTGGGGGCTGGCTGATTTACAAAGGAGCAG GAGGGTGGGGTTCTAGAAAACTATATATGGTGACTCCTGGGGACAGTGGATATACTGGGCTAATGCTGAAGACTGCAAGTATAGGCGGAAAGGGTGTCCTATATATTGCTCCGATACAGGAGGAACTAGACACTCAACCACTGCCTCCTGACTCCAGGTCCTTCTCCAGTATGCCAAAGGCAATGTGCCACTCCTGTCACACCAGCTATCCATTGCAAATCCTAGCGCTGCATGTTGAAACATGCAAGCCTTCAGATACTTATCCACAGGAG CCTACGGAGGAAGATGTGTTTTTTGTGTCCTCAAAGACAGAG TTGCAGACCGTGTGCCCAATCTGTGGCCATAATTTTCCTCCCAATGACCTGGAGGCACATGCAAGCGAGTGTGGAGAGAG caaagctgacttcattcctTCAACTTCAAAACAAAAGATGAGCATTTCTAG CCTTGATGATGTCCTACAGGCCATCTCTACTGCTGTTAACAATGAGGAAGAATTTCCTCTCACTGTATCAAGATCCCATGTGGTGGAGCGGGGCCTTGCTCAATGGAAGCGACAAAAGAAGGCATTGCCTACTAGTCGGTTAAAAATCAGGTTCATAGGGGAGGCGGGCCTTGATACAGGAGCGTTACGGAAGGAGTTCCTCACAG AGATGGTTGCAGGGATTGAGCAGAAGCTGTTTGAGGGTGACCAGACTGGAAAATGTCCCAAATATTCCCTGTTGGATCTTGATCAAGCAAAGTTCAG AAGTGCTGGTGAAATCTGGGCTGCAAGTCTGGCTCAAAGCGGACCACCCTGCTGCCTCAAACTTTGGTGCTACAGGTACTTGTGTGATGGGGAGATACAGATTCAGCACATTTCCAAAGAGGATGTCTCTGATGCGGAGTATATATCACTTCTCTCCCAG gTTGAGTCGGCCACAGAGGCTACAATGACTGAACTGATTGAGGACATTTTGAGCTGTGGCTATAATGGACCTGTTAATGTTGAAAAGAGGGAAGAAATTCTTCAGTATAATTGTTTTTTCACTATGCTAATCCTTGTCAAGGATGTTAATattcatgttttgattttttacatttcacttcatattgatattattttttcttcattCTATATTTTAGTGCTGTTGTTCTTCATGCCATACTTCGGCTGCTGCCCCTACTCTCCCAGCTACGTGAAGGTCTGA